Genomic DNA from Streptacidiphilus rugosus AM-16:
CGGGCGGTGACGGACTCGCGCCACTCGACCGGCCCGTGGGCCTTGATCAGTGCCGCGTACGCCTTGGCAGGCGGCATGGCCGGCGCCTTGGCGAGGGGGGTGCCGGTGATCCGTTCCATGGGCAGGACGGTGCGGTGTAGCACGCGGGCTCCGCTGGTCTCGTGGATCAGCAGGCGGTCGACGCAGAACGCGGCCTCGCCCTCGTCAAGTTCGAGGGCGGCGGCCTGGTCGGCGTTGAGCCGCAGGCGGGTGGCGGAGGCGTCGTCGCTGATGGTCCAGCCGTGCGCGGTGGGATCGGCGTCGCGGGGGTAGGGGGTCGTGCCGGCGGGGTTCTGGGTGGCGACGAAGGTGCCGCGTCCTTGCTGGGCGTCGAGGAGGCCTTCGGTGCGTAGGGCGGCGACGGCTTGGCGGACGGTGGGGCGGGAGACGTCGTAGAGGGCGCAGAGTTTGTCTTCGGTGGGGATCTGCTGGCCTGGGGTCCATTCGCCTTGGGCGATGGAGCGTCGCATTTCGGCTGCTACCTGCTTGTACAGCGCCTGGGCCTTGATGATCGCCATGGGTGCCGCCCCCTTCGCTGGCGTGGCCGGCAGGGGCCGACCCTCCTCGTTATCGAACGGTTATTCGAACCCGTTCATGCTGATCGGGCCTGGTGCACCCGACCTCAATCGTCAGTTGTCAGCATGAATGTGCTTGCGCTTGCGGTCAAGTCGGCGCATCCTCGACCTCGCCAATATTCATCATGACAACTGACCAATGTTGTCTGTGGAATCTGCGAGGTTCACAGGGTGTCGATCAAGAATCTGCCGCTGCACGCGGGGCGGCTCGGGCGGGCGTTGTGCGTGTCCGTGGAGTGCAAGACCGACCCGGAGACCGGCGTCATCAAGACCGACCGCGAGGGCATCGCCGTCTGGACGGTCGGCGTCGCCGTGCGGCCGGACGCCAAGCGGGCCGGGCTGATCGAGGTCGCGGTGTCCGGCGAGCCGGAGGGCATCGCACCGGGGATGTACGTGGAACTGGTCGACCCGGAAGCGTTCATGTGGGAGATGAACGGCCGCTCCGGCCTGTCCTTCCGCGCCGCGAAGGTACTCCCCGGTCCCTCGATCCCCATCCCGCCGGCTTCGGTTGAGAGCGTGCCCGCGGCTGCACCGGCTGCACCGGCTGCACCGGC
This window encodes:
- a CDS encoding GntR family transcriptional regulator — protein: MAIIKAQALYKQVAAEMRRSIAQGEWTPGQQIPTEDKLCALYDVSRPTVRQAVAALRTEGLLDAQQGRGTFVATQNPAGTTPYPRDADPTAHGWTISDDASATRLRLNADQAAALELDEGEAAFCVDRLLIHETSGARVLHRTVLPMERITGTPLAKAPAMPPAKAYAALIKAHGPVEWRESVTARMPQPDETSAFQLDQPKTLLIAQRVTAAMGTGQPLIIETTAAPADATRYTYNLTPEAPASPTRTGTRNLRPVS